GTAACGAGAGCCCAGATGTATGAAAACAGAAATTTTTCAGCTTTCTTCAACATCATCGCCCTGTGCACGGCTGGGAGGGATACCGGAAACGACGGTTTTGAAAACACCGCCCTCGAAGAACACGTAATGTTTTACACCAGAGTTATCGAAGAGTTAATCGAAGTGAACGACGTAAAAAGAATAAACATAAAGTTCTACAATTACGGGAACTGCGACAATTTAACACTGATCGGAAACATAAAAAACAAACTCAAGGGGCGGGATAAGATCCTCTTCAAAACCGAGAACGACAGTTCTTTCGGTAGGAACTATTATTCAAGGCTCAGGTTCAATATCGGAGTCGTCAACTCTGAAGACAAGGAGTTTGACTACATAGACGGTGGATTCACAGACTGGACATCGGATCTTTTGAACAGTGATAAGGAAAGACTTTTGACAAGCGCTATTGGAACCGATTATCTTTTACGGAGTATTAGAACCGTATAACGGAATAGACCTTGTTTCACCAGGAATATTTTTTCTGAATTGCTTGCGGGAAATAACAAAAAGGAGGAAGGGTAATGGCTGAGTGGAACGACCTGTTTCTTGACAAGGAGTTCATTGATCTGATTCCTCAAACTGAGATACACAGATTCATTGTAAATCTTCAGAAAATCTTTCAAACCCGAAAAGTAATGATATGGGATCAGTGCTGCGGCGCCGGACGCCACACTGTGCTTGCGGCAAAACTCGGATGCGATGTCTACTCTTCGGACGTATCCAAAAACGGAACCGATTACCTCAGATGCAGGCTTGATGAGGAAAATCTCGGGGCAAAAGTAAAAATCGCTGACATGACCAAAGATCCATGGGAAAATAAACGGTTTCACGGAGTAATGGTCTGGGACGCAATTCATCACAACACGATCGGAAACATCCGAAAAGCCTTCGACATTATCTACGACCGGCTTCAACCGGGAGGACAATTTCTGTGCACTTTGATGTCCGACAAATCGAAGTCCTATGCCCTCGGCAGTGAAATAGAAAAAAATACTTTCGTTCAGTCCGAAGGACCCGAAGCAGGCGTTCCACACCATTATTTCGACGAAGCGGAAGTCACAAACATTTTTCAGAAATGGAAAAAACTGGTTCTGTCTGAAAAAGAAGTCAGGTACGTAGAGACCGCAAAGGATTTCTACAAAACCAATCCTTTCGGATACACAAAATGGGAAATACTTCTGGAAAAATAACCGCCGCTGGTGACTGCATTTTGTGTGCCTTTTAAGGAAGAAAAGTGGAAACAAAACATTGGGTGAGATTCCGGCAAACGCCACACGAAGATTATAGAATTGGTAAAAATTGATGCTGGACAAAAGACAAATCGAGAACAACATAGGCTGGTCGACCTATTGTATGACCAGAATCGCAGCCAATGTTTTAAAGCACGAGAGAACTCAATGACTAACCGCTTATTGTTTATTTGACTTGGTCTGAAAGCAAATTTAAAATTTATATGATACGTTTATTATGCGAAAATTATTAGACACAAACCGAAAAAACCAAAACCAGTCAACAAGAGAAAAAGTGTTTTGCTAGGAATCCTGGAGATATGAAAATTTCTTATGAACCCGTCGGAATCATACACACTCCGTTCAAGTCTAGAGAAGGTATGCCCATTCAGACCAGGGGGGCAAAAGGGATTAAAGGGAAAATCGTTCTGAATGAAGAGTTTGTCCCCGGTCTTTCCGACCTTGACGGATTTTCACACAATGAAATATGACGTCTGGAAGAGGATTTGATATGTATGTTTTCATTACAATATGGGGGATTTGGTTTCTCTCGGAAATCTTTCTGTCAAGATTCGTAAAATCCAGATCGACGAACTCAGAAAATTTGGACAAAAACTCCCTGCGAATAATGTGGACAACTATCATTGTCTCAATTTTCGCCGGAGTGATTCTGATGATTTACACCAGTTTACCGGTATCAGGTTCCCCTCTGACGGCATACATCGGATTGTCAGTCATTGTCTCCGGTATGATTCTCCGCATAATTGCCATCATAACTCTCGGAAGGTTTTTCACCGTTGATTTGGCGATCCACAGCGATCAGAGGATAATTCGAAAGGGTCTTTATAAATTCATCCGGCATCCTTCCTATACGGGATCGTTGATTTCATTCGTCGGATTGGGCATGTCATTCAACAACTGGGCAAGTCTTGTTGTTATATCCGTTCCAGTAATTCTATCTTTTATTTACCGGATAAATGTTGAAGAGAATCTGATGTTTCGGCAATTCGGAAAGGAATACGATGAGTACAGGAAAAAGACCAGGCGGCTTATTCCGTTCGTATATTGAATAGATTTCCATGAGAAAGCTGAATAATTCTGACAATGCTTTCAATGCCTATTATATTCGATCCGGTGTTATGTTGAAGCCTGTCGATTTTGAGATCCGAAAAAAGGGATATCAAATTTTCCGAACAGCTCAGATTTCGAAGATTTGACGGCAGGGAATGGTTTTACTTTGCGATTTGTGTTGCCGTTTCTACGGCAGGACGATTTTTCCTTTCTGCTGAAATCCCCCAGAAGTGAAAGTATAAAAGTATAACCCGCATGGAATCGAATTTTGGAACAAGCGCATAGAATGTCTTCCCGCGGACAGATATCCGAAATCTCTGTCGGACACAAGTCTGCCTGAGGCGTCGAATAATTTTATCTTTGTATACCCGCCTTCAGGCAAATCGATTTCAAAGAGTATGTTTTCATCAGAAAACACAGTCTTAATTCTGTATAAAACCGGTATTTCATCTCCAAAA
This candidate division WOR-3 bacterium DNA region includes the following protein-coding sequences:
- a CDS encoding class I SAM-dependent methyltransferase, whose translation is MAEWNDLFLDKEFIDLIPQTEIHRFIVNLQKIFQTRKVMIWDQCCGAGRHTVLAAKLGCDVYSSDVSKNGTDYLRCRLDEENLGAKVKIADMTKDPWENKRFHGVMVWDAIHHNTIGNIRKAFDIIYDRLQPGGQFLCTLMSDKSKSYALGSEIEKNTFVQSEGPEAGVPHHYFDEAEVTNIFQKWKKLVLSEKEVRYVETAKDFYKTNPFGYTKWEILLEK
- a CDS encoding isoprenylcysteine carboxylmethyltransferase family protein; this encodes MYVFITIWGIWFLSEIFLSRFVKSRSTNSENLDKNSLRIMWTTIIVSIFAGVILMIYTSLPVSGSPLTAYIGLSVIVSGMILRIIAIITLGRFFTVDLAIHSDQRIIRKGLYKFIRHPSYTGSLISFVGLGMSFNNWASLVVISVPVILSFIYRINVEENLMFRQFGKEYDEYRKKTRRLIPFVY